One genomic region from Pseudomonas hormoni encodes:
- a CDS encoding acetyl-CoA C-acetyltransferase, which translates to MNEVVIVAATRTAIGSFQGALSAIPATELGATVIRRLLEETGLDGAQIDEVILGQVLTAGSGQNPARQTAIKAGLPFTTPALTLNKVCGSGLKAVQLAVQAIRCGDAELVIAGGQENMSLAPYVLPKARTGLRLGHAQLQDSVIQDGLWDAFNDYHMGITAENLATQYSLSREDQDAFAAASQQKAAAAIEAGYFKREITPILIPQRKGDPLVFDTDEQPRPGGTLQAMSNLKPAFKKDGSVTAGNSSTLNDGAAVLLLASAAKAQALGLPVLARIKAYASAGVDPSIMGIGPVPATRLVLEKAGWSLDDLDLIEANEAFAAQSLAVGKELGWDTRKVNVNGGAIALGHPIGASGARILVSLVHELIRRDGKKGLATLCIGGGQGVSLVIER; encoded by the coding sequence ATGAACGAAGTCGTAATCGTTGCCGCTACTCGTACCGCCATTGGCAGTTTTCAAGGTGCCTTGTCCGCGATTCCAGCCACCGAACTGGGCGCCACAGTGATTCGCCGTCTGCTGGAAGAGACCGGTCTGGACGGTGCGCAGATCGATGAAGTGATCCTCGGCCAGGTTCTCACCGCAGGCTCGGGACAAAACCCGGCACGCCAGACGGCTATCAAGGCTGGCCTGCCCTTTACCACTCCTGCCCTGACCCTGAACAAGGTCTGCGGCTCGGGCCTCAAGGCCGTGCAACTGGCTGTTCAGGCGATCCGTTGCGGCGACGCCGAACTGGTGATTGCCGGCGGTCAGGAAAACATGAGCCTGGCACCTTATGTGCTGCCCAAGGCACGCACCGGTCTGCGTCTGGGTCATGCGCAATTGCAAGACAGCGTGATTCAGGACGGTTTGTGGGACGCCTTCAACGACTACCACATGGGCATCACCGCTGAGAATCTGGCCACTCAGTACAGCCTCAGCCGCGAAGATCAGGACGCCTTCGCCGCCGCCTCGCAACAGAAAGCGGCTGCCGCCATCGAAGCGGGCTACTTCAAGCGTGAAATCACGCCGATCCTGATCCCTCAGCGCAAGGGCGATCCGCTGGTGTTCGATACGGATGAACAACCGCGCCCGGGCGGCACGTTGCAAGCCATGAGTAACCTGAAACCGGCGTTCAAGAAAGACGGCAGCGTGACCGCCGGCAACTCGTCGACCCTCAACGATGGCGCCGCCGTGTTGCTGCTGGCCAGCGCCGCCAAGGCCCAGGCCCTCGGCTTGCCGGTGCTGGCACGCATCAAGGCTTACGCCAGCGCGGGCGTCGACCCGTCGATCATGGGCATCGGCCCAGTACCGGCCACCCGTCTGGTGCTGGAAAAAGCCGGCTGGAGCCTGGACGACCTCGACCTGATCGAAGCCAACGAAGCGTTCGCCGCGCAATCACTGGCGGTCGGCAAAGAACTGGGCTGGGACACCCGCAAGGTCAACGTCAACGGTGGCGCGATTGCGCTGGGTCATCCGATCGGCGCGTCGGGCGCGCGGATTCTGGTGTCGCTGGTGCACGAACTGATTCGCCGTGACGGCAAAAAAGGCTTGGCCACGTTGTGCATCGGTGGCGGCCAAGGCGTCAGCCTGGTCATCGAACGATAA
- the phbB gene encoding acetoacetyl-CoA reductase codes for MKSLGRIALVTGGMGGIGTAISQRLYKEGFKVIVGCSADSARKNDWIATQLAAGYQFECIYGDITNWESTRKAFEMAREQFGPIDVLVNNAGITRDASFRKLTPEDWNAVIGTNLSGVFNTTKQVIEGMLAKGWGRVINISSINGQRGQFGQTNYSAAKAGIHGFTMALAREVSGKGVTVNTVSPGYIQTSMTAAIRPDILDTMIAATPVGRLGQPEEIASIVAWLASDESGYSTGADFSVNGGMNMQ; via the coding sequence ATGAAGTCGCTTGGTCGTATTGCGTTGGTCACGGGTGGTATGGGTGGGATTGGCACGGCGATAAGCCAGCGCCTGTACAAGGAAGGATTCAAGGTCATCGTCGGTTGCAGCGCTGATTCCGCCCGCAAGAACGACTGGATTGCCACTCAGTTGGCGGCGGGTTATCAGTTCGAGTGCATCTACGGCGACATCACCAATTGGGAGTCGACGCGCAAGGCCTTCGAGATGGCGCGCGAACAATTCGGCCCGATCGATGTGCTGGTCAATAACGCCGGCATCACGCGTGATGCCTCTTTTCGCAAGCTGACGCCCGAGGACTGGAACGCGGTCATCGGCACCAACCTGAGCGGCGTGTTCAACACCACCAAGCAGGTGATTGAAGGGATGTTGGCCAAAGGCTGGGGACGAGTGATCAATATCTCCTCGATCAACGGTCAGCGTGGCCAGTTCGGCCAGACCAACTACAGCGCGGCCAAAGCCGGCATCCACGGTTTCACCATGGCACTGGCACGGGAAGTGTCCGGCAAGGGCGTGACCGTCAACACCGTCTCGCCGGGTTACATCCAGACCAGCATGACCGCGGCCATCCGCCCGGACATCCTCGACACCATGATTGCAGCCACCCCGGTCGGGCGCCTCGGCCAACCCGAAGAAATCGCTTCGATCGTTGCCTGGCTGGCTTCCGATGAATCGGGCTACAGCACCGGCGCCGACTTCTCGGTGAACGGCGGCATGAACATGCAGTAG
- a CDS encoding AraC family transcriptional regulator: MYRMSSGYASVLVNTLSAQGLDVASLCREAGLDVNLANKPGEFCERKAIYRLWELATEASGDPDIGLRAYGSFHPGSFQIVGYTMMSSLNLKKALERLVRFSPLIGTGFSLFFTSEQQHYRLSGLDHQQQGSVKPRQYTDAGLASLLGFCRKLSGGNTPQPLSVEFTYPKPEDISEHRRLFGCNLHFDAPYDSILFDGQELMRPLSMANEALAVLHDSFAEAQLDLLFGFCIVGRIRALVTERLSQGQGQCDMESIAAALNISKRTLQRALEKEGTQFKDVLNAVRRQLADFYLRHSHFNMKHVAYLLGFHDHSSFNKACSRWFGMTPGQYRSDESFEIEEAAPV, from the coding sequence ATGTATAGAATGAGTTCAGGCTATGCCAGCGTGCTGGTAAATACGCTCTCGGCTCAAGGACTGGATGTTGCCAGTCTGTGTCGGGAGGCTGGACTAGACGTTAATCTCGCAAACAAACCAGGAGAGTTTTGCGAGCGAAAGGCCATCTATCGACTCTGGGAACTGGCCACTGAGGCCTCGGGCGATCCGGACATTGGCTTACGGGCCTATGGCAGTTTCCACCCCGGCAGCTTTCAGATCGTCGGCTACACAATGATGTCCAGCCTGAATCTGAAAAAAGCCCTTGAACGCCTGGTCCGTTTCAGTCCGTTGATTGGCACCGGGTTCAGCCTTTTCTTCACTTCGGAACAGCAACATTACCGTCTGTCCGGGCTCGACCATCAGCAGCAGGGTTCGGTCAAACCGCGCCAATACACCGATGCCGGGCTCGCGTCATTGCTGGGTTTCTGTCGCAAGCTGTCGGGCGGCAACACACCGCAACCCTTGAGTGTCGAATTCACCTATCCCAAACCTGAAGACATCTCCGAGCATCGACGGCTGTTTGGTTGCAATCTGCATTTCGACGCGCCTTACGACAGCATTTTGTTTGACGGGCAGGAGCTGATGCGGCCGCTGAGCATGGCCAACGAAGCGTTGGCGGTGCTGCATGACAGTTTTGCCGAGGCGCAACTGGACCTGCTGTTTGGTTTTTGCATTGTCGGCCGGATTCGCGCGCTGGTTACCGAGCGCTTGAGTCAGGGGCAGGGGCAGTGCGACATGGAGTCGATCGCGGCAGCCTTGAACATCAGCAAGCGAACGCTGCAACGTGCGCTGGAAAAGGAAGGGACACAATTCAAGGATGTGCTGAACGCGGTGCGTCGACAACTGGCCGATTTCTACCTGCGTCATTCTCACTTCAACATGAAGCATGTCGCGTATCTCCTTGGTTTTCATGACCACAGCAGCTTCAACAAAGCCTGTAGCCGCTGGTTTGGCATGACACCGGGTCAGTACCGCTCCGATGAATCGTTCGAGATCGAGGAAGCCGCACCGGTGTGA
- a CDS encoding DUF3141 domain-containing protein produces the protein MGQEENIALQDEGLSAPSGLFEHLNHLQRLNTLNVLDAAQQRQAKTYAPSSLGLLKQPTGADWQEYVTDLGQRSVLFWDTLRQRGDNTLAHERAGYPLLLKFNHETLVAGEDLLRPVNYSLLQILAGPGQRLDSKKQPVIIIDPRGGHGSGIGGFKQDSVIGESLRAGHPTYFISFSHSPRPGQTLADIVEAQARFLEEVSARHPASAKPVVIGNCQAGWALMGLAATRPELPGLIIVNGAPLSYWAGVNGRNPMRYTGGLLGGGWMARLGSDLGNDRFDGTWLVSNFESLDPANTWWGKYYHLFSEVDSEAPRFLDFERWWGSPTLLNGEEIEMIVDDLFIGNQLSGGLGRKSSGLDLKRIEVPVVVFCSYGDNITSPQQALDWITDVYPSDLALQNAGRTIVYLRHASIGHLGIFVSGEVARREHRELLGAVDTINELPGGLYEMLIDDLPENSDTPYAVRFERRRIADIHGKVQPPRDDDREFALVERASDFNNTLYDGFVRPWLRQLINEPTAEMMRKAHPFHQQQVMWNSLNPALWWLAGSAAQVSKDRHPASPSNPLLAWQELFSNQVQDALNGYRDLRDAAQEMSFYGVYGVLNSLAGNTPGRDLQAHARQHDKVLTQRLQDALPLGGLMEALIRILFLLGRDSDEPGKQSVEKLILQLQVLLQDYSAEPLDLRETLRLQKLLVATHPQESLHSLPLMLVEPEERQQVLAAVANLLPELLTSGADNPFWCELHTLLDVPLPGFSLTQPSGEADVVVEKIPAITPEPIKPKTPVVVPEPVKQKAPVVAPEPVKQKAPVVVPEPVKQKAPVVVAEPTAPVTPTKTRKPAKGKKGAKKPPAP, from the coding sequence ATGGGTCAGGAAGAAAATATTGCGCTGCAAGATGAAGGGCTTTCAGCTCCGTCCGGTTTGTTTGAGCACCTGAACCATCTCCAGCGCCTCAACACCCTCAACGTTCTCGACGCCGCTCAACAGCGCCAGGCCAAAACCTACGCGCCTTCAAGCCTTGGGCTGCTTAAACAGCCGACCGGCGCTGACTGGCAGGAATACGTCACCGACCTGGGCCAACGCAGCGTGCTGTTCTGGGACACCTTGCGTCAGCGCGGTGACAACACCCTGGCCCACGAACGCGCCGGGTATCCGCTGCTGCTCAAGTTCAATCATGAAACCCTGGTCGCCGGTGAAGACCTGCTTCGCCCGGTCAACTACTCGTTGCTGCAGATCCTCGCGGGCCCCGGGCAACGGCTCGACAGCAAAAAACAGCCGGTGATCATCATTGACCCGCGCGGCGGTCACGGCTCGGGGATTGGCGGTTTCAAACAGGATTCGGTCATCGGCGAAAGCCTGCGCGCCGGCCATCCGACTTATTTCATCTCGTTCAGCCATTCGCCACGCCCGGGGCAAACCCTGGCGGACATCGTTGAAGCCCAGGCGCGGTTCCTCGAAGAGGTCAGCGCGCGACATCCCGCCAGCGCCAAACCCGTGGTGATCGGCAACTGCCAGGCCGGATGGGCATTGATGGGCCTGGCGGCGACCCGCCCGGAACTGCCAGGACTGATCATCGTCAATGGCGCGCCTTTGTCGTACTGGGCCGGCGTCAATGGGCGCAATCCGATGCGCTACACCGGCGGTTTGCTGGGTGGCGGCTGGATGGCGCGCCTGGGCAGCGACCTGGGCAATGACCGTTTCGACGGCACCTGGCTGGTGAGCAATTTCGAAAGCCTCGACCCGGCCAACACCTGGTGGGGTAAGTACTACCACCTGTTCAGCGAAGTCGACAGCGAAGCACCGCGCTTTCTGGATTTCGAACGCTGGTGGGGCAGCCCGACCCTGCTCAATGGTGAAGAGATCGAGATGATTGTCGACGATCTGTTCATCGGCAATCAGCTGTCCGGCGGCCTTGGGCGCAAGAGCAGCGGGCTCGACCTCAAACGCATCGAAGTGCCGGTGGTGGTGTTCTGCTCCTATGGCGACAACATCACCTCGCCGCAGCAGGCGCTGGACTGGATCACCGACGTCTATCCCAGCGATCTCGCCCTGCAAAATGCCGGTCGCACTATCGTTTACCTGCGGCACGCGAGCATCGGTCATCTGGGCATCTTCGTGTCGGGTGAAGTGGCGCGGCGTGAACACCGTGAGTTGCTGGGCGCGGTCGACACGATCAATGAACTGCCGGGCGGGCTCTATGAAATGCTCATCGATGACCTGCCGGAAAACTCGGATACGCCGTACGCCGTGCGTTTCGAGCGACGGCGTATCGCTGACATCCACGGCAAAGTGCAGCCGCCCCGTGACGACGATCGCGAATTCGCACTGGTCGAACGTGCCTCTGATTTCAACAACACGCTTTATGACGGATTTGTACGGCCGTGGTTGCGTCAGTTGATCAACGAGCCGACCGCCGAAATGATGCGCAAGGCCCATCCGTTCCACCAGCAACAAGTGATGTGGAACAGCCTGAACCCGGCGCTCTGGTGGCTGGCAGGCAGTGCCGCTCAAGTGAGCAAGGATCGACATCCCGCCAGCCCGTCCAATCCGTTGCTGGCCTGGCAGGAACTGTTTTCCAACCAGGTACAGGATGCCTTGAATGGCTATCGGGACCTGCGTGATGCCGCTCAGGAGATGAGTTTTTACGGCGTGTATGGCGTACTCAATAGCCTCGCCGGCAATACCCCGGGGCGAGATCTCCAGGCGCATGCCAGGCAGCACGATAAAGTTCTGACCCAACGCCTTCAGGACGCCCTGCCCCTTGGCGGTTTGATGGAAGCCTTGATCCGGATCCTGTTCCTGCTGGGCCGTGACAGCGATGAGCCGGGCAAGCAAAGCGTCGAGAAACTGATCCTGCAATTGCAAGTGCTGCTGCAGGACTACAGTGCCGAGCCGCTGGACCTGCGCGAAACCCTTCGCCTGCAAAAACTGCTGGTCGCCACCCACCCGCAGGAAAGCCTGCACAGCTTGCCCCTGATGCTGGTTGAGCCCGAAGAACGCCAACAAGTGCTGGCGGCCGTCGCCAATTTGCTGCCGGAACTGTTGACCAGCGGCGCAGACAACCCGTTCTGGTGTGAATTGCACACACTGCTCGATGTGCCGCTGCCGGGGTTCAGCCTGACTCAGCCTTCAGGTGAAGCCGATGTTGTCGTGGAGAAAATCCCGGCGATAACCCCGGAGCCGATCAAGCCGAAAACTCCGGTCGTTGTACCAGAGCCGGTCAAGCAAAAAGCTCCGGTCGTCGCACCAGAGCCGGTCAAGCAAAAAGCCCCGGTCGTCGTTCCAGAGCCGGTCAAGCAAAAAGCTCCGGTCGTCGTCGCTGAGCCGACTGCCCCGGTAACGCCGACAAAAACGCGCAAACCCGCGAAGGGCAAAAAAGGCGCGAAGAAACCGCCTGCACCATGA
- the phaP gene encoding TIGR01841 family phasin (Members of this family are phasins (small proteins associated with inclusions such as PHA granules). Note that several different families of phasins have been named PhaP despite very little sequence similarity to each other.), protein MSFFNPENLQTAQKANLDLLQQISGKVFASVEQLSQLQFKALRDSTEEHFEGVRKLLAVRDAQGFADLQASFTQPSAQSERLAEFNRQVQALIVGTQSDIAKLTSSQVEAGTQQVNEFIESISKNAPAGSEPVVAAFKSGLANASTVFESAQKAVKQASDVAQNNFDAATAAAAKAAPEASAKATSGNK, encoded by the coding sequence ATGTCTTTTTTCAACCCGGAAAATCTGCAAACTGCTCAGAAAGCCAACCTCGACCTGTTGCAGCAAATCAGCGGCAAAGTGTTCGCCAGCGTTGAACAGCTGAGCCAGTTGCAGTTCAAGGCACTGCGTGACTCCACCGAAGAGCACTTCGAAGGCGTGCGCAAGCTGCTGGCCGTCCGTGATGCACAAGGTTTTGCTGATTTGCAGGCGTCGTTCACCCAGCCGAGCGCGCAAAGCGAACGCCTGGCGGAGTTCAATCGCCAGGTTCAGGCGCTGATCGTGGGCACGCAGTCGGACATCGCCAAACTGACGTCGAGTCAGGTCGAGGCGGGCACCCAGCAGGTGAATGAGTTTATTGAATCGATCAGCAAGAATGCACCGGCCGGCTCCGAGCCTGTAGTGGCTGCATTCAAGTCCGGCCTGGCGAATGCCAGTACCGTGTTTGAAAGCGCACAGAAAGCCGTGAAACAGGCTTCAGATGTGGCTCAGAACAATTTTGACGCCGCCACTGCCGCTGCCGCCAAAGCAGCGCCAGAA